In the Kribbella sp. NBC_00482 genome, one interval contains:
- a CDS encoding enoyl-CoA hydratase/isomerase family protein: MSDPAHNAVTYAVGAGVATITLNRPDAMNALDTPTKVLLRDTVLAAAEDPAVRVVVLTGTGRAFCVGQDLKEHIGLLQANDQAALWSTVPDHFAPIALALAEMPKPVIAAVNGVAAGAGASMAFACDFRVVADTAGFNLAFTGIALSCDTGISWTLPRLIGHAKALELLYFPRTVPAAESLDLGLATSVVPAADLEAAVSELAAKLAAGPTVAYGAVRQSLGYSASHTLAEALVFEAGKMQLTGSTEDHHNAVASFVAKQKPTFTGR; the protein is encoded by the coding sequence ATGAGTGATCCCGCCCACAATGCAGTCACGTACGCCGTAGGTGCGGGTGTCGCGACTATCACGCTGAACCGGCCGGACGCGATGAACGCACTCGACACGCCGACCAAGGTGCTGCTCCGCGACACGGTCCTGGCCGCCGCCGAGGACCCGGCCGTGCGGGTCGTTGTCCTGACCGGAACCGGCCGGGCGTTCTGTGTCGGGCAGGACCTGAAGGAGCACATCGGGCTGCTGCAGGCGAACGACCAGGCCGCGCTGTGGAGCACGGTGCCGGACCACTTCGCGCCGATCGCACTGGCGCTGGCCGAGATGCCGAAGCCGGTGATCGCGGCGGTCAACGGCGTGGCGGCCGGGGCCGGCGCGTCGATGGCGTTCGCGTGCGACTTCCGGGTCGTCGCCGACACCGCGGGCTTCAACCTCGCCTTCACCGGCATCGCGCTGTCGTGCGACACCGGCATCTCCTGGACGCTCCCCAGGCTGATCGGCCACGCGAAGGCCCTCGAACTGCTCTACTTCCCGCGCACCGTCCCCGCCGCCGAATCCCTCGACCTCGGCCTGGCCACCTCGGTCGTCCCCGCCGCAGACCTGGAGGCCGCGGTCTCGGAGCTGGCCGCCAAACTCGCGGCAGGCCCCACGGTCGCGTACGGCGCCGTCCGCCAGTCCCTCGGCTACTCCGCGAGCCACACGCTCGCCGAGGCCCTGGTCTTCGAGGCCGGCAAAATGCAACTCACCGGCTCCACCGAAGACCACCACAACGCGGTGGCCTCCTTCGTAGCCAAACAAAAACCCACCTTCACCGGCCGCTGA
- a CDS encoding alpha/beta hydrolase-fold protein gives MRKLLLPVLTAATLVGSLVVPGSTAAPTAEPGVIKPASVRSATLGEDIDYNVYLPAGYDASDRRYPVIYLLHGRGDSMSAWTQVKSRLDELIGSGEIPPTIAIMPDAPWSSRASWYVDSAYQGSDPGRPVETAFFKDLVPQIDATYRTIADRTGRAIAGYSMGGAGALRYSLAHPEVFGAAIALSPAVYFPLPPSDSSTRDFGAFGKGKDPFVESTYLKLNWPTTLKSFAATGLQSHLFLAVGDDEYKNPKPIDATHDLDFETHVVFNQAARVPTLTSEFRVVDGGHDWDVWGPTFAEGAKYIFQYLGKPPATPMQAAMTGTAGDDRAGGIATDASGNVYQAIAAAGALDGQPYAGGTDVALIKYRADGSREWTRSLGTPGTERAYGVAVDADGRVVVTGYTNGDLDGTHAGNATDDAFAAQYDADGNRRWLTQFGVPGVADRSYSVAVDGTAVYVGGYTKGALGGANQGDKDVFVARLDADGKQVWLRQTGSTGEDKGMSVAVSDGAIYLAGMTAGELGTSAGGIDGFLARYSPNGDPVWTKQFGTAASDEVWGVAPDPLGGVYLTGYTAGDFARTLIGDKDILVARADADGVLTWRDQFGTTGNDKGAAVAVDPSGSVYVGGFTDGSLETPLGKFDGVLTKYSPDHARTWTRQFGTADDDAADAYAEANLYLTTTSAGTQLSGLSGTDVFRTTFTTDGTNRLP, from the coding sequence GTGAGGAAACTGCTGCTGCCTGTCCTGACCGCTGCCACGCTGGTCGGGAGTCTCGTCGTACCTGGGTCCACTGCCGCGCCGACCGCCGAGCCGGGGGTCATCAAGCCCGCCTCGGTGCGGTCGGCGACGCTCGGTGAGGACATCGACTACAACGTCTACCTGCCGGCTGGGTACGACGCGTCGGACCGGCGCTACCCGGTCATCTACCTGCTGCACGGGCGCGGCGACTCGATGAGCGCCTGGACGCAGGTCAAGAGCCGGCTGGACGAGTTGATCGGGAGCGGCGAGATCCCGCCGACGATCGCGATCATGCCGGACGCGCCGTGGAGCAGCCGGGCCAGCTGGTACGTCGACTCGGCCTATCAAGGCTCCGATCCGGGACGGCCCGTCGAGACCGCGTTCTTCAAGGATCTCGTGCCGCAGATCGACGCGACGTACCGCACGATCGCGGACCGCACCGGCCGCGCGATCGCCGGCTACTCGATGGGCGGCGCCGGCGCACTCCGCTACTCCCTCGCGCATCCGGAGGTGTTCGGCGCGGCGATCGCCCTCAGCCCGGCCGTGTACTTCCCGCTGCCGCCGAGCGATTCGAGCACCCGCGATTTCGGTGCCTTCGGCAAAGGTAAGGACCCGTTCGTCGAGTCGACGTACCTGAAGCTGAACTGGCCGACCACGCTGAAGTCGTTCGCAGCGACCGGGCTGCAGTCGCACCTCTTCCTCGCGGTCGGCGACGACGAGTACAAGAATCCGAAGCCGATCGACGCCACTCACGACCTCGACTTCGAGACGCATGTGGTGTTCAACCAGGCGGCGCGGGTGCCGACCCTGACGTCGGAGTTCCGGGTCGTCGATGGTGGGCACGACTGGGACGTCTGGGGCCCGACGTTCGCCGAAGGCGCGAAGTACATCTTCCAGTACCTCGGCAAGCCGCCGGCCACGCCGATGCAGGCCGCGATGACCGGTACGGCGGGTGACGACCGCGCCGGCGGGATCGCAACAGATGCCTCAGGCAACGTTTATCAGGCGATCGCAGCGGCGGGCGCACTGGACGGGCAGCCGTACGCCGGCGGCACGGATGTCGCGCTGATCAAGTACCGCGCCGACGGGTCGCGGGAGTGGACGCGTTCGCTGGGGACCCCTGGGACGGAACGCGCGTACGGCGTTGCTGTGGACGCGGACGGGCGGGTCGTGGTGACCGGCTACACCAACGGCGATCTGGACGGCACACATGCGGGGAACGCCACGGACGATGCGTTCGCGGCGCAGTACGACGCTGACGGGAATCGCCGCTGGCTGACGCAGTTCGGCGTACCGGGGGTGGCGGATCGGAGCTACTCGGTGGCGGTCGACGGGACCGCGGTGTACGTCGGCGGCTACACGAAGGGCGCTCTGGGCGGGGCGAACCAGGGCGACAAGGACGTGTTTGTTGCGCGGCTCGATGCGGACGGGAAGCAGGTGTGGTTGCGGCAGACCGGCAGCACGGGCGAGGACAAGGGCATGTCCGTCGCGGTCTCGGACGGCGCGATCTACCTGGCCGGCATGACAGCCGGCGAACTCGGTACGTCGGCCGGCGGGATCGACGGGTTCCTCGCGCGCTACTCGCCCAACGGCGATCCGGTGTGGACGAAGCAGTTCGGCACCGCTGCGTCCGACGAGGTGTGGGGCGTTGCGCCGGATCCTTTGGGTGGGGTCTATCTGACCGGTTACACCGCGGGCGATTTCGCGCGCACGTTGATCGGCGACAAGGACATCCTGGTCGCTCGCGCCGACGCAGACGGCGTACTGACGTGGCGGGATCAGTTCGGCACGACCGGCAACGACAAGGGCGCCGCGGTGGCAGTAGATCCGAGCGGTTCCGTGTACGTCGGCGGGTTCACGGACGGATCGTTGGAGACACCACTGGGCAAGTTCGACGGCGTACTCACGAAGTACTCGCCCGACCACGCGCGCACCTGGACGCGACAGTTCGGTACGGCCGACGACGACGCGGCAGATGCTTACGCCGAAGCGAATCTGTACCTCACCACGACCTCCGCCGGCACCCAACTGTCCGGTTTGTCCGGAACGGATGTGTTCCGGACAACCTTCACCACGGACGGCACGAACAGGCTGCCGTAG
- a CDS encoding DNA-3-methyladenine glycosylase I, whose amino-acid sequence MTVVGPDGQPRCGWATSAPEYVEYHDTEWGKEIRSDVALFERMTLEGFQSGLSWITILRKRENFRAAFAQFDPATIAKYDDADFDRLMADPGIVRNRLKVNATISNARALLDLAEGEFTDLLWSFRPAKHTAPKTLADVPATTPESVAMSKALKKKGFVFVGPTTAYALMQATGIVNDHLKTCIAR is encoded by the coding sequence ATGACGGTCGTCGGACCGGACGGGCAGCCGCGCTGCGGATGGGCGACGTCCGCACCGGAGTACGTCGAGTATCACGACACCGAGTGGGGCAAGGAGATCCGCTCCGATGTCGCACTGTTCGAGCGGATGACCCTCGAGGGGTTCCAGTCGGGGCTGTCGTGGATCACGATCCTGCGCAAGCGCGAGAACTTCCGCGCCGCGTTCGCGCAGTTCGATCCGGCGACGATCGCGAAGTACGACGACGCGGATTTCGACCGGCTGATGGCCGATCCGGGGATCGTCCGCAACCGGTTGAAGGTCAACGCGACGATCTCCAACGCCCGCGCGCTGCTCGACCTGGCCGAAGGTGAGTTCACCGACTTGCTGTGGTCGTTCCGGCCCGCGAAGCACACGGCCCCGAAGACGCTGGCCGACGTACCGGCCACGACACCGGAGTCCGTGGCGATGTCGAAGGCCTTGAAGAAGAAGGGTTTCGTCTTCGTCGGACCCACCACGGCGTACGCGTTGATGCAGGCCACCGGCATCGTCAACGACCACTTGAAGACCTGTATAGCCCGGTAA
- a CDS encoding SRPBCC family protein: MDATKSCHAEASVELRLAPEEAWDVVMDWERQSRWMLFTRVWSTGNDGVGIGGGVAARTSVGGVGFTDDMVITHWDPPRECTVKHLGKIVRGTGTFAIEPRGGVDRGTSISGITFTWSEDVVPPLGRLGAFAWPVVRPAFETMMRISLRRLVKEAGA; encoded by the coding sequence ATGGACGCGACCAAGAGCTGTCACGCGGAGGCGTCGGTCGAGTTGCGGCTGGCGCCCGAGGAAGCCTGGGACGTGGTGATGGACTGGGAGCGCCAGTCCCGCTGGATGCTGTTCACCCGCGTCTGGAGCACCGGGAACGACGGCGTCGGCATCGGCGGGGGAGTCGCGGCGCGGACTTCTGTCGGTGGCGTCGGGTTCACTGACGACATGGTCATCACTCACTGGGATCCACCGCGCGAGTGCACGGTGAAACACCTCGGCAAGATTGTCCGCGGCACCGGGACGTTCGCGATCGAGCCGAGAGGTGGCGTCGACCGCGGTACGTCGATCTCAGGCATCACGTTCACCTGGTCCGAGGACGTCGTACCGCCGCTCGGTCGCCTGGGTGCGTTCGCGTGGCCGGTGGTGCGCCCGGCGTTCGAAACGATGATGCGGATCTCGCTCCGCCGGCTGGTCAAGGAGGCAGGAGCATGA
- a CDS encoding DivIVA domain-containing protein — translation MWFFGLIVVLLIGAVAVVASGRWGAMSTAYDDRPDMTVPARQALTSTDIESARFAVGVRGYRMDEVDTLLERVAKEVAERDRRIADLERAVAPIVEAPDGHGFSSRPYDPAEFEDTGTQPPILVGGPDPVARTGPADQSAESAESAGSTESAGSGASSSGVEEEDDEPETTELPRAVHAAAEEYERLQAEARAVLEAQSQPVISRRTPAPHQQPPAQHNQQQQSDPAPAEPPAEPPTAHWTSQPQQPLRLQQPQQPQQPPQASSQPQHWTSQPPEQTSDEPAAAPHTQAEQAPDERATATQEPHAQQQPQGEQQVQEQRAQEPEQAQGQQQVSGAPQGGVNGAAGDEGEEGWRFWPPADQQGEGAYQRPS, via the coding sequence ATGTGGTTCTTCGGGCTGATCGTGGTGCTGTTGATCGGGGCTGTCGCGGTAGTGGCCTCGGGTCGTTGGGGTGCCATGAGCACGGCGTACGACGACCGGCCCGACATGACCGTGCCGGCGCGGCAGGCGCTCACGTCGACCGATATCGAGTCGGCGCGGTTCGCGGTCGGGGTGCGCGGCTACCGGATGGACGAGGTCGACACGCTGCTGGAACGGGTCGCGAAGGAGGTCGCCGAACGCGACCGCCGGATCGCCGACCTCGAGCGTGCTGTCGCCCCGATCGTCGAGGCGCCGGACGGGCACGGGTTCAGCTCGCGTCCGTACGACCCGGCCGAGTTCGAGGACACCGGAACGCAGCCGCCGATTCTGGTCGGCGGTCCCGATCCCGTCGCCCGGACCGGCCCGGCGGACCAGTCCGCCGAGTCCGCGGAGTCTGCCGGATCCACTGAGTCTGCCGGTTCAGGTGCATCTTCGTCGGGGGTCGAGGAGGAGGACGACGAGCCGGAGACGACTGAGTTGCCGCGGGCGGTCCATGCGGCTGCCGAGGAGTACGAGCGCCTGCAGGCCGAGGCCCGCGCCGTACTGGAAGCCCAGTCCCAACCGGTAATCTCACGCCGTACGCCGGCTCCGCATCAGCAGCCTCCCGCTCAGCACAACCAACAGCAGCAGTCGGACCCGGCCCCCGCAGAACCTCCCGCCGAGCCACCCACCGCGCACTGGACGTCGCAGCCGCAACAGCCACTGCGACTCCAGCAGCCGCAGCAGCCGCAGCAGCCACCGCAGGCCTCCTCTCAGCCGCAGCACTGGACTTCACAGCCGCCTGAGCAGACGTCGGACGAGCCCGCAGCCGCACCGCACACGCAGGCCGAGCAGGCGCCGGACGAGCGCGCCACCGCGACACAGGAGCCGCACGCCCAGCAGCAGCCGCAGGGTGAGCAGCAGGTCCAGGAACAGCGGGCCCAAGAGCCGGAGCAGGCTCAGGGGCAGCAGCAGGTTTCGGGGGCGCCGCAGGGTGGGGTCAATGGGGCGGCGGGGGATGAAGGCGAGGAAGGGTGGCGGTTTTGGCCGCCGGCGGACCAGCAGGGTGAAGGGGCGTATCAGCGCCCCAGCTGA
- a CDS encoding TIGR00730 family Rossman fold protein, whose product MRRNQVQQSTSEQRLLDSRGPSDWVHTDPWRVLRIQSEFIEGFGMLAELGAAISVFGSARTKVDDPMYAAAEEFGRKLVEAGYAVITGGGPGVMEAANKGASEAGGVSVGLGIELPFENGMNEWVDIGMNFRYFFTRKTMFVKYAQGFVVMPGGFGTLDEMFEALTLAQTRKVTSFPVVLFGTSYWGGLVEWLRTTMLEDGKISAADLEMFVVTDDVDEAISYIVKAGELADEAAEEAAQEAARDVDAANDPARRAHRLGSDGS is encoded by the coding sequence ATGCGGCGTAACCAGGTGCAGCAGTCCACGTCCGAGCAGCGGCTGCTGGACAGCCGCGGGCCGTCGGACTGGGTGCACACCGACCCCTGGCGGGTGCTGCGGATCCAGTCGGAGTTCATCGAGGGCTTCGGGATGCTGGCCGAACTCGGCGCCGCGATCAGCGTGTTCGGGTCGGCGCGGACCAAGGTGGACGACCCGATGTACGCCGCCGCGGAGGAGTTCGGGCGGAAGCTGGTCGAGGCCGGGTACGCCGTGATCACCGGCGGCGGACCGGGCGTGATGGAGGCCGCGAACAAGGGCGCGTCCGAGGCCGGCGGGGTGTCGGTCGGGCTCGGTATCGAGCTGCCCTTCGAGAACGGCATGAACGAGTGGGTCGACATCGGGATGAACTTCCGGTACTTCTTCACCCGGAAGACGATGTTCGTGAAGTACGCCCAGGGGTTCGTGGTGATGCCGGGCGGGTTCGGCACGCTGGACGAGATGTTCGAGGCGCTCACGCTGGCGCAGACCCGGAAGGTCACGTCGTTCCCGGTCGTCCTGTTCGGTACGTCGTACTGGGGCGGGCTGGTCGAGTGGCTCCGTACGACGATGCTCGAGGACGGGAAGATCTCGGCCGCCGACCTGGAGATGTTCGTCGTCACCGACGACGTCGACGAGGCGATCAGCTACATCGTCAAGGCGGGCGAACTGGCCGACGAGGCAGCTGAGGAAGCCGCCCAGGAAGCCGCACGCGACGTCGACGCGGCGAACGACCCGGCCCGACGGGCCCACCGCCTGGGCTCGGACGGGAGCTGA
- the dapE gene encoding succinyl-diaminopimelate desuccinylase, with the protein MTKLDLTVSGPDLTEALVNVSSVSGTEEELADKVEAALSAYPHLKVFRHGNTVVARTDLGRAERVVLAGHLDTVPLNDNLPARREDGLIHGLGACDMKGGVAVGLRLAATLDEPNRDITYVFYDCEEIEAERNGLFKLTRSNPELLEGVFAVVMEPSNAVVEAGCQGTMRIEVTTRGERAHSARSWMGSNAIHSAGGVLARLAAYEPRRVPIDGLEYREGLNAVAITGGVAGNVVPDLCTVTINYRFAPNRSEAEAEAHLREVFEGYDVTVTDSAPGGLPGLERPAAAAFLQVVGGEPQPKFGWTDVARFTLLGVPAVNYGPGDPLYAHKQDEFVPEADIELCEQRLRSWLTDRA; encoded by the coding sequence ATGACCAAGCTGGACCTGACCGTATCCGGGCCGGATCTGACCGAGGCGCTGGTGAACGTCTCCTCGGTCAGCGGGACGGAGGAGGAACTCGCGGACAAGGTCGAGGCGGCGCTCTCGGCGTACCCGCATCTGAAGGTCTTCCGGCACGGCAACACCGTCGTCGCCCGCACCGACCTCGGCCGCGCCGAGCGGGTCGTCCTCGCCGGTCACCTCGACACCGTGCCGCTCAACGACAACCTCCCGGCCCGCCGCGAGGACGGCCTGATCCACGGCCTTGGGGCGTGCGACATGAAGGGCGGCGTCGCGGTCGGGCTCCGGCTCGCCGCGACCCTCGACGAGCCGAACCGGGACATCACGTACGTGTTCTACGACTGCGAGGAGATCGAGGCCGAGCGGAACGGTCTGTTCAAGCTGACCCGCTCCAACCCCGAGCTGCTCGAGGGCGTGTTCGCGGTCGTGATGGAGCCGTCGAACGCGGTCGTCGAGGCCGGCTGCCAGGGCACGATGCGGATCGAGGTCACCACCCGCGGCGAGCGGGCGCACTCGGCCCGCTCGTGGATGGGCAGCAACGCGATCCACAGCGCGGGCGGGGTGCTCGCGCGACTGGCGGCGTACGAGCCGCGGCGGGTGCCGATCGACGGGCTCGAGTACCGCGAGGGGCTCAACGCGGTCGCGATCACGGGCGGTGTCGCCGGCAACGTCGTACCGGATCTGTGCACGGTGACGATCAACTACCGCTTCGCGCCGAACCGGTCCGAGGCGGAGGCCGAGGCGCACCTGCGTGAGGTCTTCGAGGGGTACGACGTGACCGTGACGGACTCCGCGCCGGGTGGACTCCCGGGGCTCGAGCGGCCGGCCGCGGCGGCGTTCCTGCAGGTGGTGGGCGGGGAGCCGCAGCCGAAGTTCGGGTGGACGGACGTGGCGCGGTTCACACTGCTCGGCGTACCGGCGGTGAACTACGGGCCGGGGGACCCGCTGTACGCGCACAAGCAGGACGAGTTCGTGCCCGAGGCCGACATCGAGCTGTGTGAACAGCGGCTGAGGAGTTGGTTGACAGACCGCGCCTGA
- a CDS encoding VOC family protein, with protein sequence MSVARFKDLCVDVASPSGMAAFWGRTIGLTPPADNPNVLVGDVPEKTIWMCTVPEPKTVKNRVHLDVITGEIADLERSGAKVLSPETEAQQWTVMADPEGGEFCGFVRETVPAYRLMELIVDSADPEAQARWWAGVVGGDFSSRPGRPYYWLENVPGLPFRYWVFNPVPEPKTVKNRVHWDLTAPALQPVLDAGATLLRPKDDEIGWHICADPEGNEFCVFLPPEESE encoded by the coding sequence ATGAGCGTCGCGCGGTTCAAGGACCTGTGTGTGGACGTGGCGAGCCCGAGTGGGATGGCTGCCTTCTGGGGACGGACGATCGGGCTGACCCCGCCGGCCGACAACCCGAACGTGCTGGTCGGTGACGTCCCGGAGAAGACCATCTGGATGTGCACGGTCCCGGAGCCGAAGACGGTGAAGAACCGCGTGCACCTCGACGTGATCACCGGCGAGATCGCGGATCTCGAACGCTCCGGAGCGAAGGTCCTGTCGCCGGAGACCGAGGCGCAGCAGTGGACGGTGATGGCGGACCCGGAGGGCGGTGAGTTCTGCGGGTTCGTCCGCGAGACGGTCCCGGCGTACCGGCTGATGGAACTCATCGTCGACTCGGCCGACCCGGAGGCGCAGGCTCGGTGGTGGGCGGGCGTGGTCGGCGGCGACTTCTCGAGCCGTCCCGGTCGGCCGTACTACTGGCTCGAGAACGTCCCCGGGCTGCCGTTCAGGTACTGGGTCTTCAACCCGGTCCCGGAGCCGAAGACGGTGAAGAACCGCGTGCATTGGGATCTCACCGCACCCGCCCTGCAGCCCGTGCTCGACGCGGGTGCGACACTGCTGCGGCCCAAGGACGACGAGATCGGCTGGCACATCTGCGCCGACCCTGAGGGCAACGAGTTCTGTGTGTTTCTTCCGCCGGAGGAGTCTGAATGA
- a CDS encoding CGNR zinc finger domain-containing protein, translating to MTTLAFALAATIKHDGHGGIADLLSTPEEAAAWLTEHEQLVAHVLGRFVRPNREEILPNLQEDLVQIRRAVRALFARAVAPGEPSKADAGRLMTVEDALRLVNGAADRLGTTHLEWVDEPSVRWAYRTEDPVALLVGAVGRSAIDFLASPDRARLRACPAARCVKYFLQDDPRQTWCSPACGNRERVNRHYRKRTSG from the coding sequence ATGACCACGCTCGCCTTCGCTTTAGCTGCCACGATCAAGCACGACGGGCACGGCGGTATCGCGGATCTGCTCTCCACCCCGGAGGAGGCAGCCGCCTGGCTGACCGAGCACGAGCAGCTGGTCGCGCACGTGTTGGGGAGGTTTGTGCGCCCGAATCGGGAAGAAATCCTCCCCAACCTCCAGGAGGACCTGGTGCAGATCCGCCGGGCGGTGCGGGCGTTGTTTGCTCGGGCGGTTGCTCCTGGGGAACCCAGCAAGGCGGATGCCGGGCGGTTGATGACGGTCGAGGATGCGCTACGGCTGGTGAATGGGGCAGCGGACAGATTGGGTACGACGCACCTCGAGTGGGTGGATGAGCCGAGCGTGCGATGGGCGTACCGGACCGAGGATCCGGTCGCGTTGCTCGTCGGGGCGGTCGGGCGGTCGGCGATCGACTTCCTGGCGAGTCCGGACCGCGCACGGCTGCGGGCCTGCCCGGCGGCGCGGTGTGTGAAGTACTTCCTGCAGGACGACCCGCGGCAGACGTGGTGCTCGCCGGCCTGCGGGAATCGCGAGCGGGTCAACCGCCACTACCGGAAGCGGACCTCCGGATAA
- a CDS encoding maleylpyruvate isomerase family mycothiol-dependent enzyme, which translates to MALNDVRAIADRLLAVTADLDDATARAGSGLPGWSRGHVITHIANFSEAMTRQVDEALQGRLVEVYDGGRPARDAQIEAGADRPAAELRSHLTQAVTTLLASWDKVGPTDWPLPILHRNSNLSAGLQATWRELTIHTTDLDLGITAATWSDDFCLHLLDFLRARTPDNTHLILKSPTLTWDNGTGEDITLEGTFTDLTAWYAGRPTPGPLTGPAPDLLPWP; encoded by the coding sequence GTGGCCCTGAACGACGTACGCGCGATTGCCGACCGACTGCTCGCCGTGACGGCAGACCTCGACGACGCCACCGCGCGCGCGGGCTCCGGGCTGCCTGGGTGGTCGCGTGGGCACGTGATCACGCACATCGCGAACTTCTCCGAGGCCATGACGCGTCAGGTCGACGAGGCGCTGCAGGGTCGCCTCGTCGAGGTGTACGACGGTGGGCGCCCGGCGCGGGACGCCCAGATCGAGGCCGGCGCCGACCGCCCCGCCGCCGAGCTCCGGTCCCACCTGACGCAGGCCGTCACCACGTTGCTCGCCTCCTGGGACAAGGTCGGCCCGACCGACTGGCCGCTCCCGATCCTGCACCGCAACAGCAACCTCTCCGCAGGCCTGCAGGCCACCTGGCGCGAACTCACCATCCACACCACAGACCTCGACCTCGGCATCACCGCCGCCACCTGGTCCGACGACTTCTGCCTCCACCTACTCGACTTCCTCCGAGCCCGCACGCCCGACAACACCCACCTGATCCTCAAGTCCCCCACCCTCACCTGGGACAACGGCACCGGCGAAGACATCACCCTCGAAGGAACCTTCACCGACCTAACCGCCTGGTACGCCGGCCGCCCAACCCCAGGCCCACTCACAGGCCCCGCACCAGACCTCCTCCCCTGGCCGTAG